In Vicia villosa cultivar HV-30 ecotype Madison, WI linkage group LG7, Vvil1.0, whole genome shotgun sequence, the DNA window aatttcaaaattaagccAATTTTCTCGCATCTTCATATTCCGTTAGACAAATTTAACATCAGGGATAAAAAATGTGGACAGTCAATATTAGGAGGACgattctttgaaaaaaaaattttgaagACTAAAAGTTAAATAGCCAATATTTAGAGGGATTAAAAACATAACTAACCCATAATTAAAAAACACATTTAAcccataattattaaaatatattgcaCTAAGTATAATAcatatttcaaaaatttcttcTGTTTCAATATTTGTGTGGAAAGTATGATCAATAATATAGAACAAACaagtaataaaaacaataaatccAAAGAATTAAGTTCATACCATTTTCCCATTAGACTCTTGATACACAGATTGTGGTGTTGAATTATTTTCAGCTAGCTTGTCTTCAATTTGAGTTGATTTGTGTTCATTTTGAGTCAACTTATGTTCATGGCAATCGTCACCTCTATCCTTATAGCATGCAGAGCAAATGGTACAATCTGGACAAACCTCACATTTCCACCACTTTTGGAACACATTGTGTGCCCAACAAATACTACAACATTTTCCAAAAGTTATAGGACTAGGATTGCTTAGATAGTAGAGGATCATCATTGAGGAATACTTGGCATGTCGGAGTGTGTCAAACTGAAGCTGATACTTCTGGCAGAAGCTCAAAAAGTTGTTTCTATCTTTAAATACTTCATTCTCATTGATAGTATCATCATGCTTAGTGTTGGAAGGGATAACATCAACAACGGCCTAAAAACGACAGATAAATAAGAAATTTGCATGATCATACTAATGGTGACAAAATTAAATTGAAGCTTTAGGTTTAGTTAGGTTGTTACCTCACAAAGTCGATGCACTTCGCCGTTCTTTAAGGTGTGTTCATTTGAACTATGACATCTGTAATATATTGATATTAAATTCAAAGACAAAACTCTTTTTTATTGAATTCAACACAAAGCCAATacattcattttaaaatagaAGGGGGAACAATTGAAATATGTATTTAAGTTATCATACCTTTCACACTCCTGAAAGTTCTTGCATTTAGTGCAAAACCACCGTTTCCCAGACATTATCACTTCAAAGCAGTGCGTGCATGAATTTTGTAAATGAGCTATAATGAAATTTTTTCTGGTGTGTAATATATCTTGCCCTAGCTAATGAAAAAAAGGAATAAagataagataaaataaaattacaCATATTATATGAATAATTTAAGCTGAACTATAAAATAAGAATATTGCAACTTTTTGTTCAATCTATTATAAAAGAATATGAGAATAATTTTGATGTAATGCTAGTGCAAAAGATTTTAGActattaaccaatcaaaattaattatttatattacttTTAAGCTAGATATGTctaagtaaaatatttttaataattcaaCAATTGTAATTGATTGATAGAGTAAGAAATTTAAACACTATCAATTAAATTTGGAGAATATAATCCACATAATGACATTTTATACTTTTTCTAAATGTAGAATACCAAACAAATAAATCAAACGagaagaaagtaaaagagaagggAGACATACTTTTTGCATCACTAGAATGTCTTTAGCAGCATCTTTCGAAGGATTAACATGTCCCATAGTCTTCAAAACTCTTGTTGACACTTCTTTTTTCAACATATTTTCATAGTCTCCTCCACTCTCTTTTTCAATAGTCCTCGCTTTTTCCATAGCAGAACCACACCAAAAATCTCCATCAAAGTATGGCAAACGAGAAATTGTTACTTTGGAGCCTCCCTTTTCAGTAGGAACAAAGAAATGATCATATATATTAGTTAAACTGACAACAATTTTTTCTTCAGTAGCCTTTTTTAGCATTGAAAGATACCTGCATAAACAAGCAATATAAATATTCTATGGTGACATGACACTACTTTCAAATTCTCATAAAAACTCAACATATACTCATAAGTAAAAAGAAAGACTGACCAAGAGCGTAACTTATAATTGCTTGGAGTCTTTTGCTCTTTAGGATGACGATATAATATATAATCATTTCCTTTTGAAGGAGGACATGACCATATGTAGCAAGTTGAAAAACCCCTTTTCTTACAATTATCAAGATATCCAATCtgataatagaaaaaaaaacacaaacaaaaaatGGGAAGGATTTAGTATTCAACTTTATAATTTTTATTGGCCTGGAAgtaaagtttaaaataaaaaataccaatATCTCATGGTAAATGAAGGTCCGAAGTGCTCCTCCTTCCACAATCACTCTTTCGGGCCTAAAATACTTGACAGAATCAAGATATGAAATGTACACACAATGCTGATTCGGATTGCCACATTTAGAGCCATACTCCTGGACGTATAGTCCAAAAATGCATATATCTGCTCCATTAATCTTCTGAAACAGAAATATTACCTGAAACCAATGAAACTTTTATTAAATCTCTTAGACGTATATTTATTtcttcatatataaataaatgaacTTACTCTTGATCTATACGAGAATTCAGTCGGATAATTCTTTTCTGGTATGATGTCAAGAAACGACTTCTCCACTTTCAATTGTTTGTTGAAAGATAACACTTCTCTAATAGAAATGCTTTCTGTTGCTAAAACCTACAGTTTTGCAGTAACTCAtcacaaataagaaaatattctttagttttaAATCAACTTACATTTGCTTTAAAAGATCAATAatataaataacatgaaaaaaaaaactattttactaCTATTTTCAATTTACTTTCAATTGATTTCTCTGTATTACCTTATCAAGACTTCCATTTCCTTCAACTTTTTCTCCATCTACTCTCACTTCCATGAGACGCTTAAAAAGTCTTTTCTCTAAGTGGTCACTAAGCATGGTACTTGGTAAGTCCTTAgcaccataaacaatagcctcttGTAAGGGAACATGCACtccattttcaatttcttttaagCGGCATATAGCACATATATAATTAGCACTACTATCCAgatcttttttgttgttgtagagTGCACATACTTGATGCTGCCATCTTTTGCATTTATTGCATTCAACCCACTAGAAgaaataatcattattaaaagttaGTTTATGTTTTTCAATATAAAGATGAATTATAGTATACTATATTATAAGTaaatttcagtttttttttagattcattcaataattaatgtatctaatttatatataaactAGATTCATTAATTATGGAATGAATATAAAAAGgtgaaatttgcttataatattaaaCAGAGAGAATAATAGTTATTACAGCATACCGGTTCTTCAAGTATATCATCATTTGTCTGTTTTTTAAGATTTGTCTTAAAAACAAATGTCATGTTGAATGTGATGCACTCGCCTTTAGATGTATTATAACAAAAGGAGCAAAAGCAACGCTCTGCATCAAATTCCTCATCTTTTCTACAGAAATATGTTTTTCTCCTGCCGATGGAGTGGCCACAACATATACAAAAAATAGGTACAGGTGCAAAGTAAAGATTTTTGCTTTCACATAATTGGCATGTGTTTGCATCAATTCTCGTTTCATCTTCCATTGTAATCTGTGTTAAACGAATTTTTGACTTTTATATGGCtagtaaaaaattaataaaaattgaagAAATTGACAAATGTAAATAGAATTTCATGATAAAAAGAATTATTGTTCTCATGAGCTTTTACAAAATAGCTTAACCTTTTAGGATAGTCAATTCATGACATAACATATAACAAGAATTGAAAACACTAGAAGGTGGTGTACTAACCTGAAGAGGTTCCTTTCTGAGACTATTAATATGTTGTATTATTTGATCATGTGTGAAAAAATCAATTAAAGAAACAGAATCAACGGTTGTATTTGAGGATTTTAATTGTTTCTCTTGATCAACTTTTGGCTTACTGAATTTCCTTTTAATAGATTGATTGCATAATTCATCAAAGCCTCTCTTTCTTGAAGTATCATAAGCATTTCTTTCGTCAGCTGCCACATGAATCCAACTCTTGCATTCCATTTTTTCTATTCACTCAGCCAAAAGTTGTTAGAGAAATTTCAATTAGTGTTCATGATTATTGTTTACTCTCATTTATATTCTTTCGTACGTTTTTTATTTCTTGTGTGAAAACCTCTCTTAAATCCCTTTCTTTATTTGTCTTCTTCTTCAATtagtattattataataataaaattgggTTCCACAAAATTCTATAATAAAATTTAGAAAGTTAATAACTTTTGGACGAAAATAAATATAATTCCTActcaaaatttaaaattgttttgacttttttaattgaattaattatttattcatcaattttttttacttattataaattttttattaattttctttttacaacTATTAGGTTTAAAAGGAAAACTATTATTTTATCATAAAGAATatacaaattttaataaaattaaaaaggttTAAAAGGAAATCTATTCAAAAGgaaaattatgttttaaaatgaattaattatttattcatCAAAATAATTTTACTTATTATAGgttttttattggattttttttacAAGTATTAGgtttaaaaacaaaaaagtttaaatggaaaatcattttttatcataaagtataaaaaaatgttagtaaaaaggaaaaatatttaaa includes these proteins:
- the LOC131619816 gene encoding histone acetyltransferase HAC12-like, with translation MECKSWIHVAADERNAYDTSRKRGFDELCNQSIKRKFSKPKVDQEKQLKSSNTTVDSVSLIDFFTHDQIIQHINSLRKEPLQITMEDETRIDANTCQLCESKNLYFAPVPIFCICCGHSIGRRKTYFCRKDEEFDAERCFCSFCYNTSKGECITFNMTFVFKTNLKKQTNDDILEEPWVECNKCKRWQHQVCALYNNKKDLDSSANYICAICRLKEIENGVHVPLQEAIVYGAKDLPSTMLSDHLEKRLFKRLMEVRVDGEKVEGNGSLDKVLATESISIREVLSFNKQLKVEKSFLDIIPEKNYPTEFSYRSRVIFLFQKINGADICIFGLYVQEYGSKCGNPNQHCVYISYLDSVKYFRPERVIVEGGALRTFIYHEILIGYLDNCKKRGFSTCYIWSCPPSKGNDYILYRHPKEQKTPSNYKLRSWYLSMLKKATEEKIVVSLTNIYDHFFVPTEKGGSKVTISRLPYFDGDFWCGSAMEKARTIEKESGGDYENMLKKEVSTRVLKTMGHVNPSKDAAKDILVMQKLGQDILHTRKNFIIAHLQNSCTHCFEVIMSGKRWFCTKCKNFQECERCHSSNEHTLKNGEVHRLCEAVVDVIPSNTKHDDTINENEVFKDRNNFLSFCQKYQLQFDTLRHAKYSSMMILYYLSNPSPMLTQNEHKSTQIEDKLAENNSTPQSVYQESNGKMV